The DNA window GGAGAAACTGGGAGAAACCGGGATGGGAGACACGGGAGACACCGGGAGACACCGGAGAAACCGGAGAAACTGGGATGGGAGACACCGGGAGACACCGGAGAAACCGGGATGGGAGACACCGGGAGACACCGGAGAAACCGGATGGGAGACACCGGGAGACACCGGAGAAACCGGGATGGGAGACACCACCGGGAGGACACCGGGAGACACCGGGATGGGAGACACCACCGGGAGGACACCGGAGAAACCGGGATGGGAGACACCGGAGACACCGGAGAAACCGGGATGGGAGACACTGGAGACACCGGAGAAACCGGAGAAACTGGGATGGGAGACACCAGGAGACACCAGAGAAACTGGATGGGAGACACCGGGAGACACCGGAGACACCGGAGAAACTGGATGGGAGACACCACCGGGAGACACCGGAGAAACCGGGATGGGAGACACCGGAGACACCGGGAGAAACTGGAGACACTGGGTTAAACCGGGAGAAACTGGGAGAAACCGGGATGGGAGACACCGGGAGACACCGGAGAAACCGGGATGGGAGACACCACCGGGAGACACCGAGAAACCGGGAGAAACCGGGATGGGAGACACCAGGAGACACCAGAGAAACTGGGATGGGAGACACCGGGAGACACCGGAGACACCGGAGAAACCAGGAGAAACCAGGAgaaactgggagaaactggTGTTAAACTGGGTTAAACCGGGAGAGAAACCGGGAGAAACCGGAGAAACTGGGATGGGAGACACCGGAAGACACCGGGAGACACCGGGAGAAACCGGGATGGGAGACACCGGGAGACACCGGAGACACCGGGAGACACCGGGAGACACCGGAGACACCGGATGAAACCAGGAGAAACCAGGAgaaactgggagaaactgggtTAAACTGGGAGGAAACCGGGAGACACTGGGAGAAACCAGGTTAAACTGGGAGGAACCGGGTTAATCCGGGAGAAACCAGGTTaaactgggagaaactgggagaaactgggagaaACCAGGATGGAGTTGGAGGAGActgggtgtgcccagctgtgccaggtggGATTTGAGCAGgacccaggtgtacccaggtgccccaggtgtacccaggtgtacccaggtgtacccaggtgtacccaggtgtgcccaggtgtgcccaggtgtaccaggtgtacccaggtgtatcccaggtgtatcccagctgtgcccaggtgtatcccaggtgcccccgggtgcccccaggtgtacccaggtgtatcccagggttaccccaggtgccccccaggtgtatcccaggtgtccccaggtgcccccagctgtgcccaggtgtatcccaggtgtacccaggtgtacccaggtgtgcccaggtgtaccccaggtgtacccaggtgtatcccaggtgtacccaggtgtgcccaggtgtacccaggtgtgcccaggtgcccccaggtgtgcccaggtgtatcccaggtgtatcccaggtgtaccccaggtgtacccaggtgtgcccaggtgtaccccaggtgtacccaggtgatgcccaggtgtacccaggtgtatcccaggtgtgcccagctgtgcccaggtgtatcccaggtgtacccagctgtgcccaggtgtatcccaggtgcccccaggtgtatcccaggtgtatcccaggtgtatcccagggttaccccaggtgcccccaggtgtatcccaggtgtacccaggtgtatcccaggtgtacccaggtgtatcccagctgtgcccaggtgtacccaggtgcccccaggtgccccccggTGCCCCAGCGCGCGGTACCTTGTCGGAGCAGCTCGCGGGTCTCGTCGCTGAGCGGCGCGTGCGAGACATGCAGTCGTCGCCGTTGATGCAGGAGCCCGGTGGTGTGGAACAGCTTGCACGGGAAATCCCGTGGCACCGTCAAGGAAAACCCCGAACCGCCCGGGCCGCGCCCAGGCCCGGCTTAGGCCGAGCTCAGGGCAGGTTTAAGGTGGCTTTAGGGCCGTTTTAGGCCAACGTAAGGTTGATTCTGACTCAGTTTTAGGCTCGTTTTAGGGCAATTCTAGGCTGCGTTGAATGTCAAGCAAAACCCGGAATATCCAGGATCCAAAACCCGGCTTAGGGCCGAGCTTTAGGTGGGTTTAGGGTAGGTTTAGGGCAGTTTTAGGCTAATTTAAGGCTGATTCTGACCCGGGTTTAAGGCAGGGATATCGTGCATGTAGGGGCAGCTCTCAGGGACAGTTTCAGGAAGGTTTAGGCGCGGGTCCAGCCTGGATCTAGACTGGGTTTAGGCCAGGTTTGGGGCGGGTCCAGCCCGGGTTTAGGCCGGGTTTAGGCCGGGTTTAGGCCAGGTTTAGGCCGGGTTTAGGGCAGGATATCGTGCATGTAGGGGCAGCTCTCAGGGACTGTTTCAGGGAAGGTTTAGGCCGGGTCCAGCCTGGATCTAGACTGGGTTTAGGCCAGGTTTGGGGCGGGTCCAGCCCGGGTTTAGGCCGGGTTTAGGCCGGGTTTAGGCCAGGTTTAGGCCGGGTTTTAGGGCAGGATATCGTGCATGTAGGGGCAGCTCTCAGGGACAGTTTCAGGGAAGGTTTAGCCCGGGTCCAGCCTGGGTCTAGGCCGGGTTTAGGCCGGGTTTTGGGCCAGGTCCCAGCCCGGGTTTAGGCCGGGTCTAGGCCGGGTTTAGGGCAGGATATCATGCATGTAGGGGCAGCTCTCAGCCCGTGCGCAGTACCCCTGTGATGTAGAACTTGCACAGCTCGCGCTTCTTGGGCAGCTCGATGTCGTGGCTGAAGTTTGCAGTggtcacctgggcaggtgagacacaggtgagagagGTGAGACAtaggtgagacacaggtgagagaggtgagggacaggtgagggacaaggtgagacaggtgagatacagggtgagacaggtgagggacaggtgagacacaggtgagacacaggtgagacacaggtgagacaggtgagggacaggtgagacaggtgagacacaggtgtgacccaggtgtgacAGGCGAGGACCCAGGCATGACACAAGTATAACACAGGTATAACACAGATGTGACCCAGGCGAGCCAGGCGTGacccaggtgacccaggtgtgacaggtgtgccccaggtgagcCAGCgtgacccaggtgtgacccaggttgtgccaggtgtgccccaggtgtgacccaggtgtgacaggtgtgacccaggtgaGCCAGGTGTGACAGATGTGACCCAGGAGTGACCCAGGTGAGccaggtgtgacaggtgtgacccaggtgtgccccaggtgtgacccagaTGTGACACAGGTATAACACAGGCGTgacaggtgtgacccaggtgtgacccagaTGTGACACAGGTAtaacacaggtgtgacaggtgtgccccaggtgtgccccaggtgtgacaggtgtgCTCCAGGTGACCCAGGCGTGACAGGCgtgacccaggtgtgacccagaTGTTGACACAGTAtaacacaggtgtgacaggcgTGCCCCAGGCGCGGGCCCGGCCGCCGGCAGCAGCTCCTTACCCAGGTGCACCTGCCCTCCACGAATGTACTTGCAGATCACCTTGCCCTTCTTGTCGGCGGGCAGGTGAGCCTTGTCCTCCCGCCGGTAACCGCCCCCGTCCTGCGGGAAAAAGGGAAACGGGAAATGGGAGGGCGCTGGGCAACAGCCCGGGAATCTGGGGGGAACGCGGGGATCTGGGGGGGGAATCACGGGAATCTGGGGGGAAAATCCCGGGAATCTGGGGGGAAAATcccgggaatttggggggaaaatcccgggaatttggggtgaaaatcctgtgaatttggggggaaaatcccaggaatttgggaggaaaatcccaggaatttggggggaaaatcctgggaatttggggggaaaatcctgggaatttggggggaaaatcccaggaatttggggggaaaatcccaggaatttgggggggaaatgtgggatttgggggggaaatgttgggaatctggggggaaaaagaggatttggggggggaaaatcccaggaatttgGTGGtgaaaatcccaggaatttggggggggaaatgttgggatttttggggggaaatcacgggaatttgggaggaaaatcctgggaatttggggggaaaaaattcccagaaatttgCAGGGATAAATcccaggaatttgggggggcGGAATGTCACGGGAATtcggggggaaaagggggattttggggggaaatcgTGGGAGTTTGGGTGTTCTGAGCCAAATCtcctggggatttggggcaaaatgtcaggaaaatgggaaaactcCTGGCCCAGAGGGGGCTTGGGGTGCTCTGAGCCAAAACtcacggggatttggggtgaaacatggggaaaaggggaaaattcccgccccaggggggtttggggtgctctgAGCCAAAACTcccggggatttggggtgaaacgtgggggaaaagggggaaaattccCGTCccggggggggtttggggtgctctgAGCCAAATCtccggggatttggggtgaaacgtggggaaaaggggaaaattccTGTCCcaggggggggtttggggtgctctgAGCCAAATCTcccggggatttgggggtgaaatgtcagaaaaaggggaaaattcccgtccctggggggtttggggtgctctgAGCCAAGACTCcccggggatttggggtgaaacgtggggaaaatgggaaaattcccgtcccgggggggtttgggggtgctctGAGCCAAGACTcccggggatttggggtgaaacgtggggaaaaggggaaaattccCGTCCcagagggggtttgggggtgctctGAGCCAAAactcccagggatttggggtgaaatgtcagaaaaaggggaaaattccCGTCCCcagggggggttttggggtgctctgAGCCAAGACTTCCCGGGGCTCCGGGggaggtttgggatttgggggcgCTCACCCCCATGTCCTCCTCGTAGAAGTCGTCGTCGTCGTTGCCGCCGCCCTTGCCCGCGGCGCTGCGGCcgcgccccgcggccccggcccggccccttgccgccccggccccgagcgccccggcccccggccccggcccgggccTGGAAACGGGATTGGcattgggattggggattgggatttgggtttgggattgggaatggatttgggatgggaattcccAGATCCAGGCTCATGCCGGCCATGGCCACGGCCCTGGCCCCGGCCCGGGCCTGGAAacgggattgggattgggaaatggggattgggatttgggatttgggtttgggattgggaatgggatttgggatgggaattcccAGATCCAGGCTCATGCCGCCATGCCACGGCCCTGGCCCCGGCCCGGGCCTGGAAacgggattgggattgggaaatggggattgggatttgggatttgggatttgggttgggattgggaatgggatttgggatgggaattcccAGATCCAGGCTCATGCCGGCCATGGCCACGGCCCGGGCCTGGAAacgggattgggattgggaaatggggattggggtttggggaatgggatttggggattggggactgggattgggaattggggatggggattgggatttggggtggggaaTGGGATTTGAGTTTGGACACTGGAcatttgggaatgggatttgggattgggaattggggTGGGATTGcgaatgggatttggggaatggGATTGGATttggattgggatttggggatggatttgggatggatttgggatggatttggggtgaatttgggatggatttggggtggatctggcctggatttggggtgggatttggggatggatttggcctggatttggggtggatttgggatggatttggggtggatctggggtgaatttgggatggatttggggtggatctGGCCTGGATATGGGGTGGATCTGGGGATGGATTTGGCCTGGATTGGGGTGAATTTGgcatggatttggggtgaatttgggatggatttggggtggatctggcctggatttggggtgggatttggggatggattTGGCCTGGATTAGGGGtgaatttgggatggatttggggtggatctGGGGTGGATCTGGCCTGGAtgtggggtggatttggggtgaatttggcatggatttggggtgaatttgggatggatttggggtggatctggcctggatttggggtgggatttgggatggatttggcctggatttggggtgaatttggcatggatttggggtggatctGGGGTGGATTTGGCCTGGAtgtggggtggatttggggtggatttggcctggatttggggtggatttggggtggatctGGGCCTGGATATGGGGTGGATCTGGGGATGGATTTGGCCTGGattggggtgaatttgggatggatttggggtggatctgggggtgaatttggggtggatttggggtgaatttgggatggatttggggtggatctGGCCTGGAtgtggggtggatttggggtgatttggggatggatttgggggtggATCTGGCCTGGATGTGGGGTGGATGTGGGGCGGATCTGGGGCGGGAGCCCCGTCTCACCGCGGCCCCGCTCCTTGCTGCGCCGGTACTGCGACAGCTCCTTGGCGTAGTCGTCAAAGTCGTCGTCGCCCAGCGGCTCCTCGGGGTCGCAGTACTGGGAAAACCCAATCCAAATCCAgcccaaaccccaccccaaatcccaatcccaaatccaccccaaatcccagtcccaaatcccaatcccaaatccaccccaaatcccagtcccaaatctcaatcccaaatccagcccaaacccaccccaaatccagcccaaacCCACCCCGAATCCCAgtcccaaatccaccccaaatcccagtccccaaatcccaatcccaaatccaccccaaatcccagtcccaaatctcaatcccaaatccagcccaaacccaccccaaatcccaatcccaaatccaccccaaatcccagtcccaaatcccaatcccaaatccaccccaaatcccagtcccaaatctcaatcccaaatccagcccaaacccaccccaaatccagcccaacccaccccaaatcccagtcccaaatcccagtcccaaatccagcccaaacccaccccaaatccagcccaaacccaccccaaatccagcccaaatcccagtcccaaatccagcccaaatcccaatcccaaatcccagtcccaaatccagcccaaacccaccccaaatccaccccaaatcccagtcccaaacccaccccaaatcaGAATTCCTTGGGGAATTCCAGAACCCCAGAACTGGCTCAGAATTCCCCTGGGATTGGTTCAGAATTCCTGGaggaattcccaggatttcaGAACCCCAGAACTGGCTcagaattcccggaattcccaggACCCCAGAGCCCCAGAACTGGCTcagaattcccggaattcccaggACCCCAGAGCCCCAGAACCGGCTCAGAATTCTGGAGAATTCCCAGGACTCCAGAGCCCCAGAACCGGCTCAGAATTCTGGAGAATTCCAGGACCCCAGAGCCCCAGAACCGGCTCAGAATTCTGGAGAATTCCCAGGACTCCAGAGCCCCAGAACCGGCTCAGAATTCTGGAGAATTCCCAGGACTCCAGAGCCCCAGAACTGGCtcagaattccagaattccCAGGACTCCAGAGCCCCAGAACCGGCtcagaattcctggaattccaggaCTCCAGAGCCCCAGAACCGGCTCAGAATTCTGGAGAATTCCCAGGACTCCAGAGCCCCAGAACCGGCTCAGAATTCTGGAGAATTCCCAGGACTCCAGAGCCCCAGAACCGGctcagaattcccagaattcccaggacTCCAGAGCCCCAGAACCGGCTCAGAATTCTGGAGAATTCCCAGGACTCCAGAGCCCCAGAACCGGCtcagaattcctggaattcccaggacTCCAGAGCCCCCAGAACCGGCTCAGAATTCCCAGGGCTCCAGAGCCGCGGGCAGGTttggaattcccagaattcccggaATCCCCGCTCTCCGctcacctccagctcctcctcgaAGGGCTCCTCCTCATCCTCGGGGTCGCTGCGggtgcggccccggccccggcccagcccccggccccggccccggccccggcctcGGAaaccccggccccggccccggcctgGAAcggggaaaacaggaaaataaacgggggaaaacgggaaaataaatgaaaaaaaatgggaaaataaacgggggaaaacgggaaaataacgggggaaaacgggaaaataaacgggggaaaaaacgggaaaataaatgagaaaaaaatgggaaaataaacgGGGGAAAACGGAAAATaacgggggaaaacgggaaaataaacgggggaaaacgggaaaataacgggggaaaacgggaaaataaacgggggaaaacgggaaaataaacggggaaaaaaacaggaaaataaacggggaaaaaacgggaaaataaacggggaaaaaaacaggaaaataaacgggggaaaaaacgggaaaataaacgggggaaaacgggaaaataaacggggaaaaaaacgggaaaaataaacggggaaaaaacgggaaaataaacgggggaaaacgggaaaataaatgggggaaaaaacgggaaaataaACGGGGGATAAAACGGGAAAATAAAcggggggaaaaaacgggaaaataaACGGGGGATAAAACGGGAAAATAagggggggaaaacgggaaaataaacgggggaaaaaaaggggaaaataaatgggaaaaaacgggaaaataaacgggggaaaacgggaaaatttttggggtttttttggttggttttttttttttggttggtttttttttttttttttggggatttttgccGGGATTTTTCCCGTTGCTGTTCCCGTTGCTCCGGTACCTCTGGCGCGGTGCGCTCCCTCCTTGGAGCGCCGGTActggctcagctccttggagaaGTCGTCGAAGTCGTCCTTgggcgcctcctcctcctcctcggccTCGAAGGGCCCGAACTCCTCGGGCTCGAATTCCTCGTAGGAGCCCCCGTAGCCCTTGGGCTCCCCCTTGGGGTGGCCCTTGCGGGGCAACTGGGAATACTGGTGGGACTGGGAACGGGATGGGAGAGGTCGGGATgaggaattcccaaaattcccaaaaaaaatccagtctgTATTCCCTTGGCATGGCACTGGGAGTACTGGTGGGACTGGGAACGGGATGGGAGAGGTCGGGATgaggaattcccaaaaattccccaaaaaaatcccagtctGTATTCCcttgggatggcactgggagtACTGGTGGGACTGGGAACGGGATGGGAGAGGTCGGGATgaggaattcccaaaaattccccaaaaaaatcccagtctGTATTCCCTTGGATGGCACTGGGAGTACTGGTGGGACTGGGAACGGGATGGGAGAGGTCGGGATgaggaattcccaaaaattcccaaaaaaatcccaattattCTTCCcttgggatggcactgggagtactggtgggactgggaatgggatgggagaGGTCAGcacctggaattcccaaaaattcccaaaaaa is part of the Anomalospiza imberbis isolate Cuckoo-Finch-1a 21T00152 unplaced genomic scaffold, ASM3175350v1 scaffold_994, whole genome shotgun sequence genome and encodes:
- the LOC137468097 gene encoding zinc finger CCCH domain-containing protein 4-like, with protein sequence MAVESPSVPPAAAASPPSPHCTPPSPSCHGSCSLPRPPPPLQGHHHGPDEREDGELEEGELEDDGGDEAPESRRPSQRERRRSGSADERGHRRLKRKRRKDKDKRRSKKKRKSKHRRHASSSEDLSDFSDDSEYSPAEKGHRKYREYSPVYPSHQYSQLPRKGHPKGEPKGYGGSYEEFEPEEFGPFEAEEEEEAPKDDFDDFSKELSQYRRSKEGAHRARGRGRGRGFRGRGRGRGRGLGRGRGRTRSDPEDEEEPFEEELEYCDPEEPLGDDDFDDYAKELSQYRRSKERGRGETGLPPGPGPGAGALGAGAARGRAGAAGRGRSAAGKGGGNDDDDFYEEDMGDGGGYRREDKAHLPADKKGKVICKYIRGGQVHLGDHCKLQPRHRAAQEARAVQVLHHRGTAHGLRAAPTCMISCPKPGLDPA